Proteins from one Microbacterium faecale genomic window:
- a CDS encoding sugar ABC transporter substrate-binding protein, whose product MTVNKTGRAFAAIAVAGTLGLAGCAGGAGDAPADDTADEKTEASTTLTVWVDAERVDALQGAADAYEEQAGVAVELIGKDTADIKDDFIQQVPTGEGPDIAMGAHDWLGELSTNGVVAPLELGDSASGYLDVAIEAATYDGTVYMLPYAVENLAVLRNTELVPEAAASFDEMLQAGQDAGLDQPFVVEQGAEGNPYHLYPFQTAFGAPVFGTNDAGYDATDLQIGGENGEAFATWLGEQGAAGVFNTDIDGDIAKQAFLDGDAAFWLTGPWNVGAAQDSGIDVAIDSVPSPTDQVASPFAGVKGFFLSSESENQVAATDFLVNYLGTEEAQLSLFEAGNILPALSAAADTASSDPIIAGFAEVGTESVPMPAIPEMGSVWEYWGIAQAEVINGADPVERWQKLTADVESAIG is encoded by the coding sequence ATGACGGTGAACAAGACGGGCCGGGCATTCGCGGCCATCGCGGTCGCGGGCACGCTCGGCCTGGCCGGTTGCGCCGGCGGAGCCGGCGACGCTCCCGCCGACGACACGGCTGACGAGAAGACCGAGGCCTCGACGACCCTCACGGTGTGGGTCGACGCCGAGCGCGTGGACGCCCTCCAGGGTGCCGCCGACGCGTACGAGGAGCAGGCCGGCGTGGCCGTCGAGCTCATCGGCAAGGACACGGCTGACATCAAGGATGACTTCATCCAGCAGGTCCCGACGGGCGAAGGCCCCGACATCGCCATGGGCGCCCACGATTGGCTCGGCGAGCTGTCCACGAACGGCGTCGTCGCACCACTCGAGCTCGGCGACTCCGCGTCCGGCTACCTCGACGTCGCCATCGAGGCCGCGACCTACGACGGAACCGTCTACATGCTGCCGTACGCCGTCGAGAACCTCGCCGTGCTGCGCAACACCGAGCTCGTCCCGGAGGCGGCCGCGAGCTTCGACGAGATGCTCCAGGCCGGCCAGGACGCCGGTCTCGACCAGCCGTTCGTCGTCGAGCAGGGCGCCGAGGGCAACCCCTACCACCTCTACCCGTTCCAGACGGCGTTCGGCGCCCCGGTGTTCGGCACAAACGATGCCGGATACGACGCGACTGATCTGCAGATCGGCGGCGAGAACGGCGAGGCCTTCGCCACGTGGCTCGGCGAGCAGGGCGCGGCCGGTGTGTTCAACACCGACATCGACGGCGACATCGCGAAGCAGGCCTTCCTCGACGGCGACGCCGCGTTCTGGCTCACCGGCCCGTGGAACGTCGGCGCCGCGCAGGACAGCGGCATCGACGTCGCGATCGACTCGGTTCCCAGCCCGACCGACCAGGTAGCCTCGCCCTTCGCAGGTGTGAAGGGCTTCTTCCTCTCGAGCGAGTCCGAGAACCAGGTCGCCGCGACCGACTTCCTCGTGAACTACCTCGGCACCGAAGAGGCGCAGCTGTCGCTCTTCGAGGCCGGCAACATCCTCCCGGCGCTGTCGGCCGCGGCCGACACGGCCTCGAGTGACCCGATCATCGCCGGCTTCGCCGAGGTGGGCACCGAGTCGGTGCCGATGCCCGCGATCCCAGAGATGGGATCCGTCTGGGAGTACTGGGGCATCGCGCAGGCCGAGGTCATCAATGGTGCCGACCCCGTCGAGCGGTGGCAGAAGCTCACCGCCGACGTCGAGTCCGCCATCGGCTGA
- a CDS encoding ABC transporter permease subunit, translated as MSTETERVTTDPRDTRRRRRAYGIADEAAGGIRPLIVKLILVGIVDAIAVYAIFVLVGFAEWGVAAIVFAVAALVNWIYFSKRKLPAKYLAPGVLFLALFQVFVLLYTGYVGFTNYGTGHNGSKDQAVNALMASALERVPDSPTYPVTIVESGGELGLLVTSPNGNALLGTSEEPLAAVPDATFDGDTAVTAPGWETLQFADVLERQNEVTELSVPVSEDPNEGRISTPDGSRAYQYVSSLEYDGDAVTDTSTGTVYRDIGTGAFTSDSGEELMPGWKVAVGFDNFAKAVTDQRLAGPLVYVTLWTFAFALITVGVTFAIGLFLAITFNHPRMRGRRIYRALLILPYAIPSFLSALVWAGMMNQSFGFLNQVIFGGAEIPWLTDPWMAKVSVLIVNIWLGFPYMFLVCTGALQSIPDELQEAATVDGAGPWQVFRRIKLPLLLVSIAPLLISSFAFNFNNFNVVYMLTDGGPRDSSAPIPVGHTDILISMVYKVAFTGQTRDYGLASAYTIIIFAIVAVISIVAFRRTKSLEELN; from the coding sequence GTGAGCACGGAAACGGAACGGGTCACGACGGATCCGCGTGACACGCGTCGGCGCCGGCGCGCGTACGGCATCGCCGATGAGGCGGCAGGGGGGATCCGTCCCCTGATCGTCAAGCTAATCCTCGTCGGCATCGTGGACGCGATCGCGGTCTACGCCATCTTCGTCCTCGTCGGCTTCGCCGAATGGGGTGTCGCGGCGATCGTCTTCGCGGTCGCGGCGCTGGTGAACTGGATTTACTTCTCGAAGCGCAAGCTGCCCGCGAAGTACCTCGCTCCCGGGGTGCTCTTCCTCGCCCTGTTCCAGGTCTTCGTCCTCCTGTACACCGGGTACGTCGGCTTCACGAACTACGGCACGGGTCACAACGGATCCAAGGACCAGGCCGTGAACGCGCTCATGGCCTCCGCTCTCGAGCGGGTTCCGGACTCACCCACCTACCCCGTGACCATCGTCGAATCGGGTGGCGAGCTCGGCCTGCTCGTGACCTCCCCGAACGGCAACGCCCTCCTCGGCACGTCGGAAGAGCCGCTCGCCGCCGTCCCCGACGCGACCTTCGACGGTGACACTGCCGTCACGGCGCCCGGATGGGAGACCCTGCAGTTCGCCGACGTGCTCGAGCGGCAGAACGAGGTGACCGAACTGTCGGTGCCGGTCTCCGAGGATCCGAACGAAGGCCGCATCAGCACCCCCGACGGATCCCGTGCCTACCAGTACGTCTCGTCGCTCGAATACGATGGCGACGCCGTCACCGACACGTCGACCGGCACCGTCTACCGCGACATCGGCACGGGCGCCTTCACCTCCGACAGCGGCGAAGAGCTCATGCCGGGCTGGAAGGTCGCGGTCGGCTTCGACAACTTCGCCAAGGCCGTCACGGATCAGCGCCTCGCCGGTCCACTCGTCTACGTCACGCTCTGGACGTTCGCCTTTGCGCTCATCACAGTCGGGGTCACCTTCGCGATCGGCCTGTTCCTCGCGATCACCTTCAACCACCCGCGCATGCGCGGCCGCCGCATCTACCGCGCGCTGCTGATCCTGCCCTACGCGATCCCCTCCTTCCTCTCCGCGCTGGTCTGGGCGGGCATGATGAACCAGAGCTTCGGGTTTCTCAATCAGGTGATCTTCGGCGGGGCCGAGATCCCCTGGCTGACGGATCCCTGGATGGCGAAGGTCAGCGTGCTGATCGTGAACATCTGGCTCGGCTTCCCCTACATGTTCCTCGTGTGCACGGGAGCGCTGCAGTCGATCCCGGACGAGCTTCAGGAAGCGGCGACCGTCGACGGCGCCGGTCCCTGGCAGGTGTTCCGCCGGATCAAGCTTCCGCTGCTGCTCGTGAGCATCGCCCCACTGCTCATCTCGTCGTTCGCGTTCAACTTCAACAACTTCAACGTCGTGTACATGTTGACCGACGGCGGACCGCGCGACTCCTCGGCGCCGATCCCCGTCGGGCACACCGACATCCTCATCTCGATGGTCTACAAGGTGGCGTTCACGGGGCAGACCCGCGACTACGGTCT
- a CDS encoding Gfo/Idh/MocA family protein, whose product MSAFRRVTTDGPLRLVQVGAGGMGRAWLRTIDADPDVELVGLVDLDLDTARTALIEEGIGGDVVTARTISEVAERTPVDAAVNVTVPVAHLPVNVEALAAGIPVLCEKPAAPSLRDAYRQAAVAAVHGELLMISQSRRYFAALDAAREQLARIGSVSNASTRFFREAHFSGFREQMAHPLLIDMAIHQFDVARVVMGAEPVSVVCDEHNPSWSWFAGAAEAHAVFEFASGGRYVFTGSWVSVGEETSWNGEWWINGAGGTIRWDGADDVRVIPAGARARPERIAVPSGVPEEIAGSLREFVGAVRSGETPESTAASNVHSLAMVESAVQAAETGERVDIDAVRRAALAAAIEYEQDPAVRAALATL is encoded by the coding sequence TTGAGCGCCTTCCGCCGCGTGACAACCGACGGTCCGCTGCGTCTCGTCCAGGTGGGCGCCGGCGGCATGGGACGCGCGTGGTTGCGAACGATCGACGCGGATCCGGACGTCGAGCTTGTCGGGCTCGTCGACCTTGACCTCGACACCGCGCGCACGGCGCTCATCGAGGAGGGGATCGGCGGCGACGTCGTGACCGCTCGCACGATCAGCGAGGTCGCCGAGCGCACTCCGGTGGATGCGGCCGTCAACGTGACGGTCCCCGTCGCACACCTGCCCGTGAACGTCGAGGCGCTCGCCGCGGGAATCCCCGTGCTCTGCGAGAAGCCCGCGGCGCCGTCGTTGCGCGACGCGTATCGCCAGGCCGCCGTCGCCGCCGTGCACGGCGAGCTGCTGATGATCAGCCAATCACGCCGGTACTTCGCGGCGCTCGACGCGGCGCGCGAGCAGCTGGCGCGTATCGGATCCGTCTCGAATGCGTCGACTCGCTTCTTTCGGGAAGCTCATTTCTCGGGTTTCCGCGAGCAGATGGCGCATCCGCTCCTCATCGACATGGCGATCCACCAGTTCGACGTCGCGCGTGTGGTGATGGGTGCGGAGCCGGTGTCGGTCGTGTGCGACGAGCACAACCCGAGCTGGAGTTGGTTCGCGGGCGCAGCGGAGGCCCACGCGGTGTTCGAATTCGCCAGCGGCGGGCGGTACGTCTTCACCGGCAGCTGGGTCTCGGTCGGAGAGGAGACGAGCTGGAACGGCGAATGGTGGATCAACGGCGCCGGTGGCACGATCCGCTGGGACGGCGCGGACGACGTTCGCGTGATCCCCGCCGGTGCCCGTGCCCGACCTGAGCGGATCGCGGTGCCGTCCGGGGTGCCCGAGGAGATCGCCGGATCGCTGCGGGAGTTCGTCGGAGCAGTGCGCAGCGGCGAGACGCCGGAGAGCACGGCGGCGTCGAACGTGCACAGTCTCGCGATGGTCGAGTCGGCCGTGCAGGCGGCGGAGACGGGCGAGCGGGTCGACATCGATGCCGTCCGGCGCGCGGCCCTCGCCGCGGCGATCGAGTACGAACAGGATCCGGCGGTGCGCGCCGCGCTCGCGACGCTTTAG
- a CDS encoding nucleotide exchange factor GrpE → MTDTDPIEPGEGEDQVQRDAEAGAEAAPADGASAGEDGDELTVDEILDAEQTDDAVEQEKSDYETQLLHDLKRIQAEYANYRRRTEDQRQLEADRARGEVAKRMLPVLDDLARAEQHGDLEAGSAFALVADKMRGVAVDSGLVAYGEVGEEFDPQQHEAVFQAPTPGTEKATILEVVEVGYRLGDVELRPAKVVVAVPAD, encoded by the coding sequence ATGACGGACACGGACCCGATCGAGCCCGGTGAGGGCGAAGACCAGGTCCAGCGGGACGCCGAGGCGGGGGCAGAAGCTGCCCCCGCCGATGGCGCCTCCGCTGGAGAGGATGGCGACGAGCTGACGGTCGACGAGATCCTCGACGCCGAGCAGACCGATGACGCGGTCGAGCAGGAGAAGAGCGACTACGAGACGCAGCTGCTGCACGACCTCAAGCGCATCCAGGCCGAGTACGCGAACTACCGTCGGCGCACCGAGGATCAGCGTCAGCTCGAGGCCGACCGTGCCAGGGGCGAGGTGGCCAAGCGCATGCTCCCCGTACTCGACGACCTTGCGCGCGCCGAGCAGCACGGCGACCTCGAAGCCGGATCCGCCTTCGCGCTCGTCGCCGACAAGATGCGCGGCGTCGCCGTCGACTCGGGGCTCGTCGCATACGGCGAGGTCGGCGAGGAGTTCGACCCGCAGCAGCACGAGGCCGTCTTCCAGGCCCCGACGCCTGGGACCGAGAAGGCGACGATCCTCGAAGTCGTCGAGGTCGGTTACCGCCTCGGCGACGTCGAACTGCGCCCCGCCAAGGTGGTCGTCGCGGTTCCGGCCGACTGA
- a CDS encoding LacI family DNA-binding transcriptional regulator has translation MNIAEIAHAVGVSSATVSRALSGRGSVSPKTRERVLAAARERGYVVSQAASTLASGRNRNVGIVLPFLDRWFFSQVLAGAQQSLMRAGYDVTLYNLEGDGSERREVFETFIPRQRVDAVIAVSLELDDTELQQLKALDKPLVGVGGPIVGAPTLALDDVGAARLVTGHLIALGHTSIAHIGGDEASDVDFHLPTKRRQGFEDALEEIGVHAPLVVDADFTVPGGYRAAKQILGTPDRPTAIFAASDEMAFGAMLAARDLGLEVPRDVSIAGIDDHDMSDFYGLTTIAQFPRSQGALAVDLVLADLEGSAVPTDTDLPFELVVRSSTTRPDTAAR, from the coding sequence GTGAACATCGCCGAGATCGCCCATGCCGTGGGCGTGTCGAGCGCGACGGTGTCGCGGGCGCTGTCAGGTCGCGGATCCGTCTCGCCGAAGACGCGAGAACGCGTGCTCGCGGCTGCGCGCGAACGCGGATACGTCGTCTCGCAGGCCGCTTCGACACTCGCGAGCGGACGCAACCGCAACGTCGGGATCGTGCTGCCCTTCCTCGACCGATGGTTCTTCAGCCAGGTGCTCGCGGGAGCGCAGCAGAGCCTCATGCGCGCCGGGTACGACGTCACGCTCTACAACCTCGAGGGCGACGGATCCGAACGGCGCGAGGTGTTCGAGACGTTCATCCCGCGGCAGCGCGTGGACGCCGTCATCGCCGTCTCCCTGGAGCTCGACGACACCGAGCTGCAGCAGCTGAAGGCGCTCGACAAGCCGCTCGTGGGCGTGGGTGGGCCGATCGTCGGGGCGCCCACGCTGGCGCTCGACGACGTCGGCGCGGCGCGGCTCGTGACGGGCCACCTCATCGCCCTCGGCCACACGAGCATCGCCCACATCGGCGGCGACGAGGCGAGCGACGTCGACTTCCACCTTCCGACGAAGCGCCGCCAGGGATTCGAGGATGCGCTCGAGGAGATCGGCGTGCACGCGCCGCTCGTCGTCGACGCGGACTTCACCGTACCGGGCGGCTATCGGGCGGCGAAGCAGATTCTCGGCACGCCTGACCGCCCGACCGCGATCTTCGCGGCCAGCGACGAGATGGCGTTCGGCGCGATGCTCGCGGCGCGAGACCTCGGGCTCGAGGTTCCCCGCGACGTGTCGATCGCCGGCATCGACGACCACGACATGTCGGACTTTTACGGGCTGACGACGATCGCGCAGTTCCCCCGCAGCCAGGGCGCGCTCGCGGTCGACCTGGTGTTGGCCGACCTCGAGGGCAGCGCCGTGCCGACAGATACCGATCTCCCGTTCGAACTCGTCGTACGGTCCTCGACGACGCGGCCGGACACCGCCGCCCGCTAA
- a CDS encoding heat shock protein transcriptional repressor HspR, which yields MQLPEGVTETDPIFPIAAASELSGLHPQTLRQYDRTGLVIPGRTRGGSRRYSARDIAQLREVAALSAEGVPLAVIQRMLDLENEVQELRHDIRALTNELRAERETRPGARVFATNAAGGVVTLTGTTRVRRQTDIVLYSPRR from the coding sequence ATGCAGCTGCCCGAGGGCGTGACGGAGACGGATCCGATCTTCCCCATCGCCGCGGCGAGCGAGCTCTCCGGCCTCCACCCGCAGACGCTTCGCCAGTACGATCGCACGGGGCTCGTCATCCCCGGCCGCACGCGCGGCGGGTCGCGACGATACTCCGCGCGCGACATCGCCCAGCTGCGCGAGGTTGCGGCCCTCTCCGCAGAGGGAGTGCCCCTCGCTGTCATTCAGCGCATGCTCGACCTCGAGAACGAGGTGCAGGAGCTGCGCCACGACATCCGCGCGCTCACCAACGAGCTGCGCGCGGAGCGCGAGACGCGTCCGGGAGCGCGTGTGTTCGCGACCAACGCCGCGGGCGGCGTCGTCACGCTGACCGGGACGACGCGCGTGCGACGTCAGACGGACATCGTCCTCTACAGCCCGCGGCGCTGA
- a CDS encoding ThuA domain-containing protein: protein MSSAIASGQPMRVVVWGENVHEQEQQEVRDIYPHGMHGAIKEGIEENLGQRAVVRTATLQDPEHGLTEEVLRDTDVLVWWGHAAHDQVADDVVDRIQRHVLAGMGLLVLHSGHWSKIFGRLMGTTCTLRWRSKDDREIVWTVDPTHPIARGIPHPFIIPAQEMYGEFFDVPAPDELVFLSTFSGGEVFRSGMTYRRGYGRIFYFSPGDQDYPVYHQQEVRRVIANAVEWARTDRPERTSPVLLRYEREDFYNGHGYTGAMGN, encoded by the coding sequence ATGTCATCCGCCATCGCATCGGGACAGCCCATGCGCGTCGTCGTCTGGGGCGAGAACGTGCACGAGCAGGAGCAGCAGGAGGTGCGCGACATCTACCCGCACGGAATGCACGGCGCCATCAAGGAGGGCATCGAAGAGAACCTCGGCCAGCGCGCCGTCGTGCGCACCGCCACGCTCCAGGATCCCGAGCACGGGCTCACTGAGGAGGTGCTGCGCGACACGGATGTCCTCGTCTGGTGGGGCCACGCCGCACACGACCAGGTCGCCGATGACGTGGTCGATCGGATCCAGCGCCACGTACTCGCGGGGATGGGCCTCCTCGTGCTCCACTCCGGGCACTGGTCGAAGATCTTCGGCCGGCTGATGGGCACGACCTGCACGCTGCGCTGGCGCTCGAAGGACGATCGCGAGATTGTCTGGACCGTGGATCCGACCCACCCGATCGCGCGCGGTATCCCGCACCCGTTCATCATCCCGGCGCAGGAGATGTACGGCGAGTTCTTCGACGTGCCCGCACCCGACGAGCTGGTCTTCCTGTCGACCTTCTCCGGCGGCGAGGTCTTCCGCAGCGGGATGACCTACCGGCGCGGGTACGGCCGGATCTTCTACTTCAGCCCCGGCGACCAGGACTACCCCGTGTACCACCAGCAGGAGGTGCGCCGCGTGATCGCGAACGCCGTGGAGTGGGCGCGCACCGACCGCCCCGAACGCACGTCGCCCGTGCTGCTGCGCTACGAGCGTGAGGACTTCTACAACGGCCACGGCTACACGGGGGCGATGGGCAATTGA
- a CDS encoding DnaJ C-terminal domain-containing protein → MASQDWFDKDFYKVLGVSKDAEDAELKKAYRKLARSYHPDSNPGDTAAETKFKEISEAYSVLSDPEQRKEYDELRAMGSGARFTAGGAGAGGFEDVFSRFSRGGGGSPDFDDIFSMFSQSTGSRRAGFGGPQKGSDVRARTTIDFLTAAKGETISLRGEDGKPFKVKVPAGVADGQKIRLRGRGRPSPNGGSNGDIVVEVTVRPDRVFSRDGRNLRLTVPVTFTEATFGATIEVPTLEGTPVKLRVAPGTPSGRILRVKGRGIATSKGTGDLLAEVQVAVPDNLTDAQREALEAYRAVEPSENPRTELFRV, encoded by the coding sequence ATGGCCAGTCAGGACTGGTTCGACAAGGATTTCTACAAGGTGCTCGGCGTCTCCAAGGACGCGGAAGACGCCGAGCTGAAGAAGGCCTATCGCAAACTCGCCCGCTCGTATCACCCGGACTCGAATCCGGGGGATACGGCAGCCGAGACGAAGTTCAAGGAGATCAGCGAGGCGTACTCGGTGCTGTCGGATCCCGAGCAGCGCAAGGAGTACGACGAGCTTCGCGCCATGGGATCCGGTGCGCGCTTCACCGCGGGCGGCGCTGGCGCTGGCGGTTTCGAGGACGTCTTCAGTCGCTTCTCGCGAGGCGGCGGCGGATCCCCGGACTTCGACGACATCTTCTCGATGTTCAGTCAGTCGACGGGCTCCCGTCGCGCTGGCTTCGGCGGCCCGCAGAAGGGGAGCGACGTGCGCGCGCGCACGACGATCGACTTCCTCACGGCGGCGAAGGGCGAGACGATCTCGCTGCGCGGCGAAGACGGCAAGCCGTTCAAGGTGAAGGTGCCGGCGGGCGTCGCGGACGGCCAGAAGATCCGGCTGCGCGGCCGCGGCCGCCCCTCTCCGAACGGCGGCAGCAACGGCGACATCGTCGTCGAGGTCACCGTGCGCCCGGATCGGGTCTTCTCGCGCGACGGCCGCAACCTGCGCCTGACGGTGCCGGTCACGTTCACGGAGGCGACGTTCGGCGCGACGATCGAGGTGCCGACGCTCGAGGGCACGCCGGTGAAGCTGCGCGTCGCGCCCGGCACACCGTCGGGCCGGATCCTGCGCGTGAAGGGTCGCGGCATCGCGACGTCCAAGGGCACCGGAGACCTCCTTGCGGAGGTGCAGGTGGCGGTGCCCGACAACCTCACCGACGCACAGCGTGAGGCGCTCGAGGCGTACCGTGCCGTCGAGCCTTCCGAGAATCCCCGCACGGAACTGTTCCGTGTTTGA
- a CDS encoding LacI family DNA-binding transcriptional regulator: MVTMKDVADRAEVSIATVSFVVNGTKRVTEATRERVEAAMRELGFARNPIGAALARGRTRILAMLFPALERPLSLTASAFFTSASRRARHRGYDLVMWPIGNDAEQIAVLARSGLVDGVLLMEVQLEDPRVAALVEHKVEFAMIGRTADPSALPYVDIDMSSSVEAAYAQLIAEGHEDIAFLASASPAYDHALVWRAMRAYREVTERHGHPTTLIACDEMPGDGRRIGERFAADYPDTTAVIILNEHAAPGLVAGLTHAGLDVPADVSLVSLGSSAYMAEMTEPQLTYMRTPGTELGELGLDALVDRLEDTQGPLPQVLLPCELVPGGTVAAAGPRRTPRRA; this comes from the coding sequence ATGGTGACGATGAAGGACGTCGCGGACCGCGCGGAGGTCTCGATCGCCACCGTGTCTTTCGTGGTGAACGGAACCAAGCGCGTCACCGAAGCGACCCGCGAGCGCGTCGAGGCGGCGATGCGCGAGCTCGGCTTCGCGCGCAATCCGATCGGCGCCGCGCTCGCCCGCGGTCGGACGCGCATCCTCGCCATGCTCTTCCCCGCCCTGGAGCGACCGCTCTCGCTCACGGCATCCGCGTTCTTCACGAGCGCGTCGCGGCGCGCGAGACATCGCGGATACGACCTCGTGATGTGGCCGATCGGCAACGACGCCGAGCAGATCGCGGTCCTCGCGCGCAGCGGTCTCGTGGACGGCGTGCTGCTCATGGAGGTCCAGCTCGAGGATCCGCGCGTCGCCGCGCTGGTCGAGCACAAGGTCGAGTTCGCGATGATCGGACGCACCGCGGATCCGTCCGCGCTGCCCTACGTCGACATCGACATGTCGAGCTCGGTCGAGGCCGCGTACGCGCAGCTCATCGCCGAGGGCCACGAGGACATCGCGTTCCTCGCCAGCGCGAGCCCCGCATACGACCACGCCCTCGTGTGGCGCGCGATGCGCGCGTACCGAGAGGTCACCGAGCGCCACGGGCACCCGACGACGCTCATCGCGTGCGACGAGATGCCGGGCGACGGGCGGCGAATCGGCGAGCGCTTCGCCGCCGACTATCCAGACACGACCGCCGTCATCATCCTGAACGAGCACGCCGCGCCGGGCCTCGTCGCGGGGCTGACGCACGCCGGTCTCGACGTCCCGGCTGATGTGAGTCTCGTCTCGCTGGGTTCGTCGGCGTACATGGCCGAGATGACGGAGCCGCAGCTGACGTACATGCGCACCCCGGGCACCGAGCTCGGCGAGCTCGGACTCGACGCGCTCGTCGATCGGCTCGAGGACACGCAGGGGCCGCTTCCGCAGGTCCTGCTGCCGTGCGAACTCGTCCCCGGGGGTACGGTGGCGGCGGCCGGTCCCCGGCGCACACCGCGGCGCGCCTAA
- a CDS encoding glycoside hydrolase family 13 protein, producing the protein MTHEWWRSAVIYQIYPRSFADASGDGVGDLTGITNRLDAVRDLGVDVVWLSPFMTSPQKDAGYDVTDYRDIDPLFGTLEDFDRMLARAHELGLRVIIDLVPNHSSDQHVWFQQALAAAPGSPERARYMFRDGDGDTPPNNWQSVFGGPAWTRVPDGQWYLHLFDSSQPDFDWSNEEVRAEFRDILRFWLDRGVDGFRVDVAHGLVKADGLPNYTPPADAASMGGAEPVPYWGQDGVHDVYREWRTVLEEYEDERILCAEAWMPTVQEIANWVRPDEMHQAFNFGYLSTAWDPAELRGIIDESLAAFGDVGAPSTWVLSNHDVVRHATRLALGDAAPQGHGVGPRSEGVPEQTFGLRRGRAATALMLALPGSAYVYQGEELGLPEAVELPDEARQDPTWFRTGGERYGRDGCRVPIPWTRSGESYGFSESGASWLPQPDGWAALSREAQEGVEGSTLELYRSLLRLRREHALGAGGIEWLDTDPSVLSFRNGDVIVVVNFGDRAVELPNGEVLAASATLEGGTLPTDTAAWVRTEA; encoded by the coding sequence ATGACTCACGAATGGTGGCGCTCCGCCGTGATCTATCAGATCTACCCCCGCTCGTTCGCCGACGCCTCCGGCGATGGCGTCGGCGACCTCACCGGCATCACGAACCGCCTCGATGCGGTGCGCGACCTCGGCGTCGACGTCGTGTGGCTGTCGCCCTTCATGACGTCCCCGCAGAAGGACGCGGGCTACGACGTCACCGACTACCGCGATATCGACCCGCTGTTCGGCACGCTCGAAGACTTCGACCGCATGCTGGCGCGCGCGCACGAGCTCGGCCTCCGCGTCATCATCGACCTCGTTCCGAACCACTCGTCTGATCAGCACGTGTGGTTCCAGCAAGCACTCGCCGCTGCCCCCGGATCCCCGGAGCGCGCGCGGTACATGTTCCGCGACGGCGACGGCGACACCCCGCCGAACAACTGGCAATCGGTGTTCGGCGGACCGGCCTGGACGCGCGTGCCGGACGGGCAGTGGTACCTGCACCTGTTCGACTCCTCGCAGCCAGACTTCGACTGGTCGAACGAGGAGGTGCGCGCCGAGTTCCGCGACATCCTGCGGTTCTGGCTCGACCGCGGCGTCGACGGCTTCCGCGTCGACGTGGCGCACGGCCTCGTGAAGGCCGACGGCCTGCCGAACTACACCCCGCCCGCCGACGCGGCGTCGATGGGCGGCGCCGAGCCCGTCCCCTACTGGGGGCAGGACGGCGTGCACGACGTCTACCGCGAGTGGCGCACCGTCCTCGAAGAGTACGAGGACGAGCGGATCCTCTGCGCCGAGGCGTGGATGCCGACCGTGCAGGAGATCGCGAACTGGGTGCGCCCGGACGAGATGCACCAGGCCTTCAACTTCGGCTACCTCTCGACCGCCTGGGACCCCGCCGAACTGCGTGGAATCATCGACGAGTCCCTCGCCGCGTTCGGCGACGTGGGAGCGCCGTCGACGTGGGTGCTGTCGAACCACGATGTCGTCCGGCACGCCACGCGCCTCGCGCTGGGTGACGCGGCTCCGCAGGGTCACGGCGTCGGGCCGCGCTCCGAGGGCGTCCCCGAGCAGACGTTCGGTCTGCGGCGCGGCCGGGCCGCGACCGCGCTCATGCTCGCGCTGCCCGGATCCGCCTACGTCTACCAGGGCGAGGAGCTCGGGCTCCCCGAAGCGGTCGAGCTCCCCGATGAGGCCCGACAGGATCCGACGTGGTTCCGCACCGGCGGCGAGCGCTACGGCCGCGACGGCTGCCGCGTGCCGATCCCCTGGACGCGCTCCGGTGAGTCGTACGGATTCAGCGAGTCGGGCGCATCGTGGCTTCCGCAGCCTGACGGTTGGGCGGCGCTGTCGCGCGAAGCACAGGAGGGCGTCGAGGGGTCGACGCTGGAGCTGTACCGCTCGCTGCTGCGCCTCCGGCGTGAGCACGCGCTCGGCGCGGGCGGAATCGAGTGGCTCGACACGGATCCCAGCGTCCTTTCGTTCCGCAATGGCGACGTGATCGTCGTGGTGAACTTCGGCGATCGCGCCGTGGAGCTCCCGAACGGCGAGGTGCTCGCCGCATCCGCGACGCTGGAGGGCGGCACGCTTCCGACCGACACCGCGGCCTGGGTCCGCACCGAGGCGTGA